Proteins from one Niallia circulans genomic window:
- the rsmB gene encoding 16S rRNA (cytosine(967)-C(5))-methyltransferase RsmB, translated as MKTKKQNVREAALEILESINSNQAYSNLLLNSSIKKNEIPQKDIGLLTEIVYGTLQRKMTLDFYLDGFLTNRKKIESWVISLLQMTLYQLVFLDRIPDHAAINEAVEIAKRRGHKGIAGLVNGVLRNIQRNKLPSFESIKDPAERLSVELSHPLWLVKRWIDQLGYEETKKMCEINLTAPVQTARVNTTRTTVAECLQRLEQEGYQVTASDIIPEGIQGLKGNLANSDSFKEGLLTIQDESSMIVAYALKIDGKETVLDACAAPGGKSTHIAEKLTNGGNVLSVDLHEHKVKLIQQNANRLQLDNISTKAMDSRRLPEVLEPESFDRILLDAPCSGFGVMRRKPDIKYAKKEEDVSRLHTIQLQLLESLSPLLKKGGTFVYSTCTVDAKENEAVIEQFLKNNDQFEKDTTLVERLPESVQKYANGHELQVLPQYFGSDGFYIAALRKKVQ; from the coding sequence ATGAAAACTAAGAAGCAAAATGTCCGGGAAGCAGCGCTAGAAATTTTAGAAAGCATAAACAGCAACCAGGCATACAGTAATCTGCTGTTAAACAGCAGCATTAAAAAAAATGAAATCCCCCAGAAGGATATCGGCCTTCTGACAGAAATCGTTTATGGAACACTGCAGCGAAAAATGACATTGGACTTTTATTTAGATGGTTTCTTGACTAACAGGAAAAAAATCGAAAGCTGGGTCATTTCACTGTTGCAAATGACACTTTATCAACTTGTTTTCTTAGATCGAATTCCAGACCATGCTGCTATTAATGAGGCAGTCGAAATTGCTAAAAGGCGTGGCCATAAAGGGATAGCAGGCCTTGTTAATGGTGTATTACGCAACATTCAGCGGAATAAACTGCCTTCATTTGAAAGTATCAAAGATCCGGCAGAAAGACTGTCTGTTGAATTGAGCCATCCACTATGGCTTGTGAAGCGCTGGATTGACCAGCTTGGTTATGAAGAAACAAAAAAAATGTGTGAAATTAATTTAACAGCTCCCGTTCAAACAGCAAGGGTTAATACAACAAGAACCACTGTTGCTGAGTGTTTACAAAGACTAGAGCAGGAAGGTTATCAAGTCACAGCAAGTGATATTATTCCTGAAGGCATTCAAGGCCTAAAAGGGAATCTTGCTAATTCTGATTCTTTCAAAGAAGGCTTACTGACAATACAAGATGAAAGCTCAATGATTGTTGCATATGCCCTGAAAATTGACGGTAAAGAAACAGTCTTGGATGCCTGTGCTGCACCAGGAGGAAAATCAACACATATTGCCGAGAAATTAACGAATGGAGGCAATGTGTTATCTGTTGATTTGCATGAGCATAAAGTGAAGCTTATCCAGCAAAATGCGAATAGATTACAGCTTGATAATATCAGCACAAAAGCGATGGATAGTCGCCGTCTTCCAGAAGTGTTAGAGCCTGAGTCCTTCGATCGAATTCTGCTTGACGCTCCTTGCTCTGGATTTGGGGTAATGAGAAGGAAGCCTGATATTAAGTATGCGAAGAAAGAAGAGGATGTAAGTCGTCTTCACACAATTCAGCTGCAGCTGCTCGAATCATTATCGCCTTTGTTGAAAAAAGGCGGAACATTCGTTTACAGCACATGTACGGTTGATGCAAAGGAAAATGAAGCAGTAATAGAACAATTTTTAAAGAATAATGATCAGTTTGAAAAAGATACAACTTTAGTGGAGCGATTGCCTGAGTCTGTACAGAAGTATGCAAACGGGCATGAGCTCCAGGTATTACCACAATATTTTGGCTCTGATGGCTTTTATATTGCGGCATTAAGAAAGAAGGTGCAATAA